A segment of the Arachis hypogaea cultivar Tifrunner chromosome 5, arahy.Tifrunner.gnm2.J5K5, whole genome shotgun sequence genome:
CCTTCCCAAATTGAGCGTGTTTCATCATTAACGAAGGGGAGAGGAGGCTGGATtagaattttatacttttatacgTTGGGTTTGGGTCTAATTTAGATTCGGTTCAATTGGTTTGGTTCGTCAACTTAATtttgaatcaaaatttttaaaattaatgttaaaattcgtattttttaaaatatttttatttctttagtttataaaatttaaattccttaATTTCTTAGAcgcataattaatttattaattaattcctTACTATTTTTCAGGGTTTTACACATTTTGTAAAGCTATAAAAGCTCTATTATTGTTATCAAATAATTAGTTGTGAGTGAATATATGTCAATTATTGTGAAACCCATTTGTCTTTGAGATACATGACTTTTGTTTAATTTCCCATCATAGCATGTAACCTAGAATGGCTTCTATACATGAATGCTCTTGTTTTGCAACAAAGGAGCCGTAGAAGAAGATGATGACACAGAGTCACATCTTCCATTATTTTTCTCATCTAccatcttttcttcttgatcCTGCCCCCATATCACGCCATAAAACCCAAGAGCTATAACACCAGCTCCAATTATGCTACATATAAACCAAAGAGAATCGTAAtaagtattataaaatttatttcgtcataatgatgaataataaaattaaaacttgaatAATAATTTGTAGTACATAGATACCTTCCTAGATAGAGCGTGTCCTTAAGAAATGTGACCCCCATGGCAAGTGAAATTACCATCCCCAAAGGATTGAACATAGCAACATACACAGGTCCTCTTTTTCTACATGCCCATATATGCACAATGCTACGCAATGACACAACAAATATTCCCTGCATACCAATTTACTTTAGTTTCTCGCATTCATCAAATTCAATTTGTACATTACATTAAATAAATTAGCTTACTGAATACACTATAGCTATCAACTCTGTGTCAGGTTTGAGCAACCATGCTTGTGCACTTGAGTCAACAATGAGAGCTACTATACTTGAAAGGATGATCACAAAACTACAAGAAATTGTTGCTACCATTAACTCTTCAGGGTAATCCTTGATAATCCATGTCTACATTCATTTATATATAACTGTTATTAGAAAATCAAATCAGAGCAGTGTGCAATGTCTGAATGATAATgaggttaattagttagttattcaATCACCTTGACAATGAAGACGAGCGAAAGACAGAAGCTGCCGGCCGAAAGAAGGAAGCCTCCGAGCACCCAATCCGATGGTTCAGGAATTAAGTTTTCACCCGAGACGACGATGTTATGCGGCGGACCACGGTGACTTGTTAATGGGAAGCCTTCGTGTAGGGTCACCACCAATGCCCCTACAATTGAGACCACAGTGCCTATGCTTTTTGCCTTGCCACTCCGTAGTTTCATGTTAAGCTTTTCCAACCTGAAAGAATGGATGCACATAATTACATAACACTTTGTGACTTAGAGCTTTCTACCCTTTATATTTTGCAAGAGTTTCTATGGTACCAAACTACCAACCATAGCTAATAATTAGTTACAGAATAATATCTTCGATAGTCTGCAAAATATTTGTAGCAGgacaattcaattttcaaaaaaaatgtaaTTATCACTTTAATTTTTAACCTTTTATTTTGTTAGATATATTAATTCTCATGTCAAATTTTgacaaaaagttaaataaaatagtcttatatttgttgttattaataaaagatataatAGTTTCTAAAAATGTTTAAAAGTCTTATATTAGTCTCTTCGTATAGATGAACAATCTGATGTGAAactgtttttttaataaaataaaaattttgaaactgATTTGgtgattaaaatttgttaaaaactaAAGTTATAGACTAATTTAGAGTATTTCTCTTTGATATAATACATTTTATACAATAtgatttagagtaaagtatcgtttgaGACAAGTCACAAAATTATCCATAACATTTAaatcattttatttaaatatccAATATTTCAAAATCATCTCAATATTATCCTATAGTTAATGATTTGTTATTAAGAGAATTGATAGTAAGATAAAATTAagacgattttgaaatgttaaagacttaattaggataaaaatattaaagaaaaaaataatacattattCTTAGAAGAATTATCAAATCAACTAAAatggtaataaattttaatagaatGAATTGCTTTATGAATTCAAATTTTTTACTCATGTTTGTAAAATAGCCAATAAATAAActtcgaaaaaaagaaaacaaaatatagtacatatacaataaagtataaattatatctttttgtctttaatatattaatttttttatgtttaatttaattaaacgttatttttaactttaaataaatttttttttacgatagataattattcaatttattattttcttttaataaaaaataaatttatttagaataaaaataatgtgaagagtaaaattaaaaaactaaatttatttaaaatgaaaataacgTGATTAAGAATATTTTACTTagattaattaaacaaataattttgaataaaatttaattgattaaaaaattaatattattagaagataaaattaaattttattttaaattaaaaataaaatttaattaaataaaacattaaagataTTTAATACGTTGCAGACAAACATGTATAAATACTCTATTATCATATatgtactattttttttttacaaatttatgtATTAACCATTCTATAAATATTCtatgatgagtaaaaatatttaagaataaaatttaaaaaataaatttacttacaatagaactaatataattaagagtaatttacttagatataataaaaaataattaaataattatatattataaaaaattagtattattaataatgtattatttttatctcctaacattttcattatatttaagtctatagtattttaaaattgtctcaattgaataattttttttatatatatcttttatgagAAATAGATAGATAGAGAAGATTAtcataaagaattttataaaaaactcTAATAATACTAGaaattagttactaaattaattattatgtgttTGTATATTTATCGATATTTCATGtaacttttaaaataattaatcaataaaataaataaatttatcataaatatcaaatatatttttgttttgtattttcttttgtaCTTTgctataaaataaacttaatttgattatattataaATTAGTAGTTAATGTCAGATATGATATATTTAGTTTattgaaagtttgaaacacaATAAAATGGAGGGTATGTAATTATTGACAAACCGGGAAATGAGAGCAACAATATAGGTAAAAGCTGGAGTGAGATCCACCATAGCTGAAGCCAATGTAGGAGAGCTATATCCAATACCAGTATACATCAACGTCTGTTCACAACAGCTATCACAAAAACACCCCACCACATAATCAAATCCAAATTCACACATACCTAATTCAGAAATTATTGTCAAATTCCcattttgaaataaattataaatttctaCTCCTAAAGTTGAAatgttaacaaattaaaaatttgtttccTATGCTTTTTGTAAATGAAAATATATTGataatagagtaaagtatcgtttttgtctttaGGGTAAATTTTATTTGTGTCTCTAATATTTAAATTGTCCTGTTTATATCCttaaatttataaaagtaattcaatgttatcctatcgccaattatactaacaaatcagattgtatttttttaatttttttcacttgaatgtattcattttcaattaggtctcacttagatgtgtttaattttaatattgtatccactatttgtgtttagatttaaTTATCTCCTTAAAAAGTGAATATGTGAATGTTGTaagattagtttcaacttttgatgagttaTTATATATTCGGAATAGATTATTGGTTCTGTCCCAAATATTTGTATTCTAATTTTAAGAAGAGATTTTTCAGAATTGAAAGTAAAGCTCATAATCTGTAATTGACGACAGGATAACATTAAattacttttacaaacgttagagatacaaataagataatttaaacgttagagataaaaataaaacttaTCCAAAACGATAATAAATAAAAACGTTAATTTACTCTTGATAATATTTCTTGAAGTAGTGGTATTTAAgcaattagtttttaaaatagtAAATAAGCATTGTGAGGTCGGTTAAACATACCTAACCATGCTAAGAAGAAATATTCTGGAGACAACTGCCCTTGTGATTGGTAGGAAACCTCTCTTTCTATGATTTTGAAGTggcaaagaagaagagaaaaagaataaagtGTCATTAAATCAAATACTAGAGTCCAACTACATGTAAAAATTCAAATGTAGTCGTCTTTgtttgttaaattattttaataaatttgactaaataattttttaatgatttttaattattaacttcataaaaaattcacttaaaaataatatagcaaatgggaaaaataattaaataaattagaacCTGTAATAGATAAAGGCAGAAGGTAGAAGGAAACAGAGGGCCATGGCATTTGAATACACAACGAAAACAAAGTCACTCATTCCTTTGGCTGTGGCTTCTTTGATTAATGTGTTCAAACCCACTTCCAAGCACTGAACTGTTACCATTAGTGTTGTCACTCCTGGAATCTTCATTGATTCTGTAATTTCTCTCTGCTCTCTTTAATTAATTCATCACTCCaacttattttaatttgtttatacaAGTTCACAAATCAATATTACCTACTTATAGTTGATTTGAAATTCACGCAATCACGTTTATAGGAAGCTTCTGCTGTGTCGTAATGCTTTGTCTAAATTCCCAATTTACTCACTTTTTTTCAAGTACAATTCATAATGTACTTATCGTGGCCTTTGAATATACTCTAATTAAGTAGCCAAGATATCTTTGGCCACTAACACAGTAACACCTAATTGAGAAATGCTATcagtctaattttaattttttattaaatgaagaaatgagaaatCTTACTTTATACATGTAGTGATGTAGAAATAAAGTATTTATCAATAAATCATTTTCCTTTCGtttctttatttttggttaaGTATCTTCTATTAATAAATCAATGATCAAATTAATTGAAGCTAAACAATTTgaatataaagatataaaaaatattttatatacactaaaaatcaactattaaattaGCTAATtatataaaacatatattaaaatataaaacatatattaaaaataagttaaataatatatatatttatacacaactaTATTATAACTGATTTTTAGTGTGAATATAGTATTTTTGTAAATGGTATAGTTGGTTCTAAAGTCGTAATCCATTAAgattatatcttttcaaaaaaaaaaaaatttacatttacACATTTCAGTATTTTTCATCTCCAAAACTTACCAAGAGTAGCATAAAAACTTGTATACATCGAATCTCTTAATATCCGTATCAACACTACCTTCATCATTTTTTAAATTTCGATGCGATTCCACTTGACAGCATAATAAGATGTTGATGGATTTCCACTAGTTATTACTACGCGGTGTTTTTTTGCAAGAGGGGAACATTATTATTACAAGATGCTGATTCCAAGTAATGAATGTCAATCTTGTCCTCTTGAGCAGCCTTTCCCCACATCACAACATAAAACCCTGCTACAATTATAACCGCACCAACCAAACTGCACAGATACATGTTGGAATTCACTTAAGAAAGAGATCAGATAAGAAAtacttgaatttgaatttgaatttaggtACCTTCCAAGGTAAAAATGATCCCCCAAGAAGATTGCACCCATGAAAACAGTGAAGATGATTCCCACTGGCTTAAACATGGAGCAAAACAGAGGCCCTGCTCGTCTCAcgcaccatgtcaataagatgaACCGTATCACGTTTGCGCCTATTCCCTATACACATTACACCAACAACCTTCTTAAGTGTATACAAAAATTCAGTCACCAAATCAGCtacttgaataaaatatatattagaatacaaaatacacattaaaaataaattaaacaatacatatagttatatacaaaaatatacagTAACTGATTTAGGAGCTCATTTTTGACAAAAATCACGCTTTGGGTGTGAGATTGTTTGTTACCTGATATAGCATGGCAAGCCAACCTGTATGAAGCTTGAGCAACCATGCCTCTGCATCTCTAACCGCAAACAACGCAAATAATGCACACTCCAACGTTGAAAATAAGCTCTGGAAGAACACCATCACCATTAATTCAGGGCATTTCGTTGCAATTGAAGTCTGTAACCATATCATTATTATCATGTGTGAAtgtaattaagtaaaataaaagcaACATATATACTACATAATTGAGTAGTGTTGTttgtgtactaattaattaaccTGATAAATATACCAAAGGGCACCTAAGAAAGAATCACAAGCACAGAAGAATCCTCCTAAGATCCAATTCACTTGCTGTGAAAATTGAAGTGAGAGTGTGGTGGACTGTGTATTATTCAAGATTGCTGGACCCTTGAAAAATATCACAACAAATGCTCCTCCAATTGACACTGCAGTGCCTAACACTTTAGCTTGAGTCCTCAAATCTCTCCAACATGCTTCTTCCATCCTAAACCATTCAATCATTTTTATGTTACAATTACTTACAATACAGTACTATCATCAGTCTAGAGAGAAATGCTATAaatcatcagaatttattatttttgaccaacACTTAGTTATCAACTcaatttatttaatctaattcttttagtttaataattcaacaacatactttattttatacttttaaacatTAGTGAGTAATCGATGCTCAAAAATAATAACTCTGATGGCTCTGTAGCATTCTTTATCTAAAATTATTCTTGACGTATAATTTTTTGGTATACTAATTATAAATGTCTTGTTAATGttacttaaaatatatttatcgTTTAAGAATGAATATTTACTTTTTTATGAGATTGTACCACAAATAATTACTTACACGGGAATTTTTCAAGAATCTAATGCAACCACAGGAATAATGTTCAAAATAAAATCAACAATGCTAGGAAATCAAGAGGGTATCAGCCAAAAATTAGCCAAATGCCTTTGGGTGAATCTAAAATCTCTACGTGGATGGTGCTTATATTATgcattaggatgtttcttttctttgtaaattggatggttctgaatctatttttttatttattatgttttaggCATTTGGAGAGGGAAGGAGGGTAAAGAGACGGAAGCTAATTGAATCAGTTTATTCCGTGATTCACGTTGCAATGATACTGAACGTCTTCCTAATTTGAATGTGATGAAAcatttaataaccaatattttaaatcataaataaataagttaatatacatggatgtttcttctgctaagtatcaga
Coding sequences within it:
- the LOC112801093 gene encoding WAT1-related protein At3g28050: MKIPGVTTLMVTVQCLEVGLNTLIKEATAKGMSDFVFVVYSNAMALCFLLPSAFIYYRKRGFLPITRAVVSRIFLLSMVSCCEQTLMYTGIGYSSPTLASAMVDLTPAFTYIVALISRLEKLNMKLRSGKAKSIGTVVSIVGALVVTLHEGFPLTSHRGPPHNIVVSGENLIPEPSDWVLGGFLLSAGSFCLSLVFIVKTWIIKDYPEELMVATISCSFVIILSSIVALIVDSSAQAWLLKPDTELIAIVYSGIFVVSLRSIVHIWACRKRGPVYVAMFNPLGMVISLAMGVTFLKDTLYLGSIIGAGVIALGFYGVIWGQDQEEKMVDEKNNGRCDSVSSSSSTAPLLQNKSIHV
- the LOC112801094 gene encoding WAT1-related protein At5g40240 isoform X1, coding for MVNKNVFPFVGMVMVVMSQSGGMVINKAAMSDGMNKYVMLLYSYVISTFLLLPFPILHYFRSDERTTTLTFSSLWSFFLLGLIGCSGQILSYVGIELSSPTLASAMLNLIPAFTFLLALIFRMEEACWRDLRTQAKVLGTAVSIGGAFVVIFFKGPAILNNTQSTTLSLQFSQQVNWILGGFFCACDSFLGALWYIYQTSIATKCPELMVMVFFQSLFSTLECALFALFAVRDAEAWLLKLHTGWLAMLYQGIGANVIRFILLTWCVRRAGPLFCSMFKPVGIIFTVFMGAIFLGDHFYLGSLVGAVIIVAGFYVVMWGKAAQEDKIDIHYLESASCNNNVPLLQKNTA
- the LOC112801094 gene encoding WAT1-related protein At5g40240 isoform X2, yielding MVNKNVFPFVGMVMVVMSQSGGMVINKAAMSDGMNKYVMLLYSYVISTFLLLPFPILHYFRSDERTTTLTFSSLWSFFLLGLIGCSGQILSYVGIELSSPTLASAMLNLIPAFTFLLALIFRMEEACWRDLRTQAKVLGTAVSIGGAFVVIFFKGPAILNNTQSTTLSLQFSQQVNWILGGFFCACDSFLGALWYIYQSLFSTLECALFALFAVRDAEAWLLKLHTGWLAMLYQGIGANVIRFILLTWCVRRAGPLFCSMFKPVGIIFTVFMGAIFLGDHFYLGSLVGAVIIVAGFYVVMWGKAAQEDKIDIHYLESASCNNNVPLLQKNTA